The Naumovozyma dairenensis CBS 421 chromosome 11, complete genome genome includes a window with the following:
- the GNT1 gene encoding glucose N-acetyltransferase (similar to Saccharomyces cerevisiae GNT1 (YOR320C); ancestral locus Anc_8.798), producing the protein MRIISKRRIRFLIFAALGILAIIFFVRTVILFQLKGEIIYYKHFFKQKKDGLQDVYNPLDIKQLPEEVIDELYIQRQEKEQKSGNAIDWSQYAYVNYVTDAGYLCNTLILFDQLKKQFGTKAKLLLLISSELLNPDLSTSVEESTKLLEKIKNIDPEQVVIKHIDNIVKPEDYSPWNESLTKLLVFNQTEYDRIIYLDNDAVLRNNLDELFFIPEYIQFAAPVTYWFLSEHDMEKAYHSLKHDEKLSLNLNKYTKKILPRVRKGQMIYNHLPVLPPSLYLNSENVAKEIISSTSSSSPLFNFHTGKKSGIVKFASNLMVIKPSATTFQMIMDIHIPKIVNKKLKYDMDLINEELYSLKAIISKQFTLFRKSRKHFTPEVLILPFGRYGLLTGSLRNPHHYSMITNDVLGYKRLDDEGNELPRNLQEFVTHSKYIHFSDYPIGKPWYYPSISEFKCVVDEKNAQDLEMETKACDVWNSIYELYFDTRNICHI; encoded by the coding sequence atgagAATAATATCGAAAAGAAGGATAAGATTCTTAATATTTGCTGCTCTAGGTATACTAGCcataattttctttgtcAGAACAGTCATTTTATTCCAATTAAAGGGCGAAATCATATATTATaaacattttttcaaaCAGAAAAAGGATGGTCTCCAAGACGTTTATAACCCATTAGATATCAAGCAACTTCCAGAAGAAGTGATAGATGAATTATACATTCAACGTCAAGAGAAAGAACAGAAATCGGGTAACGCTATTGATTGGTCACAATACGCCTATGTAAATTATGTGACTGATGCTGGATATTTATGTAATACTTTGATCTTGTTTGATCAATTAAAGAAGCAATTTGGTACTAAAGCTAAACTTTTACTTTTGATCTCCAGtgaattattgaatccTGACTTATCAACAAGTGTAGAAGAGAGTACAAAATTGTtagaaaagataaaaaatatagatCCAGAACAAGTCGTGATAAAacatattgataatattgttaAACCAGAGGATTACTCACCTTGGAATGAAAGTTTAACTAAATTACTAGTATTCAATCAAACAGAATATGAtcgtataatatatttggaTAACGATGCTGTcttaagaaataatttggatgaattattttttataccagaatatattcaatttgCTGCACCGGTAACATATTGGTTTTTATCGGAACACGATATGGAAAAAGCATACCATTCCTTAAAGcatgatgaaaaattgtcACTAAATTTAAACAAGTATACCAAGAAGATATTACCAAGGGTCAGAAAGGGCCAAATGATTTATAATCACTTACCAGTATTACCGCcatctttatatttaaattcTGAAAATGTTGCCAAGGAAATCATAAGTTCgacttcatcatcttcaccattatttaatttccaTACTGGTAAGAAATCAGGCATAGTTAAATTTGCGTCTAATTTAATGGTAATTAAACCTTCCGCAACAACCTTCCAAATGATTATGGATATTCATATTCCCAAGATTgtaaataagaaattgaaatatgaCATGGATTTgattaatgaagaattgTACTCGTTAAAGGCAATTATTTCGAAACAATTCACATTATTCCGTAAATCAAGGAAACATTTTACTCCTGAGGTTTTAATCTTACCGTTTGGTAGATATGGCTTATTAACTGGATCACTAAGGAATCCACATCATTATTCTATGATAACTAATGATGTACTAGGTTATAAAAGGTTGGATGACGAAGGTAATGAACTTCCTAGAAATTTACAAGAATTTGTAACTCATTCTAAGTATATTCACTTTTCAGATTATCCCATCGGGAAACCTTGGTATTATCCTTCTATATCAGAGTTTAAATGTGTGGTGGATGAGAAGAATGCTCAGGATTTAGAAATGGAAACGAAAGCCTGCGATGTTTGGAATTCTATatatgaattatattttgaCACTAGAAATATTTGTCATATATGA
- the NDAI0K00730 gene encoding uncharacterized protein: protein MNNIDKSAEELPDLTDLVQVVTAPNENVDMLGLSVQPNEPSAFKGLSALSLVAFLNNSQIPQAEKDIFITMLQAKGSSRKSTNGVPKQKTIADIRESLKSLDSVDGEAENKVNMDTWAKRIRQKVGKVQLQGQDAVDLLGDLLKGSASNWFADKVGNVPNYEDNDFNFC, encoded by the coding sequence atgaataacATTGATAAATCAGCGGAAGAGTTACCTGATTTAACTGATTTGGTACAAGTAGTGACCGCCCCTAACGAGAATGTTGATATGTTAGGCCTATCAGTTCAGCCAAACGAACCATCTGCTTTTAAAGGTCTTTCCGCTTTGAGTCTTGTTGCTTTCTTAAACAACAGTCAGATACCTCAAGCTGAgaaagatatttttattacaaTGTTGCAAGCCAAAGGTTCGTCAAGGAAGTCGACCAACGGAGTTCCCAAGCAGAAAACCATTGCAGATATCAGAGAATCTCTTAAGAGTTTAGATTCCGTCGATGGGGAGGCTGAGAACAAAGTCAACATGGATACTTGGGCTAAACGGATCCGTCAAAAGGTCGGAAAAGTTCAGCTCCAAGGTCAAGACGCCGTTGATTTACTAGGTGACCTTTTAAAAGGTTCTGCATCTAATTGGTTTGCGGACAAAGTTGGAAACGTTCCAAACtatgaagataatgacttcaatttttgttga
- the NDAI0K00740 gene encoding uncharacterized protein (similar to Saccharomyces cerevisiae FAA4 (YMR246W) and FAA1 (YOR317W); ancestral locus Anc_8.796), whose translation MPNQYSVEVGKPLNKHETAPRRNKLVAKAPLQRPVDMTCSTVYEFALECFQKGGNRKAMAWRDIVDIHEETKKVTKRIDGKDVQVDKNWLYYELTPYQYNTYKELTSIMHDLGRGLVKMGLKPNTTDKLHLFASTSHKWMKMFLGAQSQNIPVVTAYDTLGESGLIHSMIQTDLRLIFTENSLLCKLINPIQKATEIKFIIHRDPLNPHDKIQKGKLYKDANDAIMKIKSIRPDIKIFSYEEILQMGKDSKDEINPNFPKPEDLSCIMYTSGSTGDPKGVVLKHSNVIAGIAGVGYTVYNKIGMHDRVIAFLPLAHIFELVFELETFYWGGILGYANVKTLTNNSVRNCHGDLIEFKPTIMVGVAAVWETVRKGILAQVQKLPTVTQKIFWMAYHAKAHGYPGGNFLANIIFKKVKQATGGHLRLILNGGSPISRDAQEFLTNLLCPMLVGYGLTETVACACVVQPDHFGYGIAGDLAGAVTAKLVDVEELGYYAKNNQGELWLKGPSVMPEYYKNPEETEKALTKDGWFKTGDIAEWTSKGQVRIIDRKKNLVKTQNGEYIALEKLEAVYRSNQYVQNICVYADENKVKPVGIVVPNLGPLADLAVKNGVMKKGDNIELYIHNNKLQNVLCQDMLKTGKSQGLNGIELLQGVVIFSDEWTPENGFVTSAQKLKRKDILQSVQSEVDKVYS comes from the coding sequence ATGCCAAACCAATACTCAGTAGAAGTGGGTAAACCACTTAACAAACATGAAACTGCCCCcagaagaaataaattagTAGCAAAGGCTCCATTACAGAGACCCGTAGATATGACATGTTCCACTGTGTACGAATTCGCCCTAGAATGTTTCCAAAAGGGTGGCAATCGTAAGGCAATGGCATGGAGAGATATAGTAGATATCCATGAAGAAACCAAAAAAGTAACAAAGCGTATTGATGGGAAAGATGTTCAAGTGGATAAGAATTGGCTATACTATGAACTAACACCTTACCAATACAATACTTACAAAGAATTGACCTCTATTATGCATGATTTAGGGAGAGGTCTAGTTAAGATGGGATTGAAACCTAACACGACAGATAAGTTACATCTTTTTGCTTCCACTTCTCATAAATGGATGAAGATGTTTTTAGGTGCTCAATCTCAAAATATCCCTGTGGTCACTGCTTATGATACTTTGGGTGAATCAGGATTGATTCATTCCATGATTCAAACGGATCTAAGGCTAATTTTTACTGAAAATTCATTGTTATGTAAATTGATTAATCCAATTCAAAAAGCTACGGAgattaaattcatcattcatAGAGATCCATTGAATCCTCATGATAAAATTCAAAAGGggaaattatataaagatGCTAATGATGCAATCATGAAgattaaatcaattagaCCAGATATTAAGATTTTCTCCtatgaagaaattttacaaatgggtaaagattcaaaagatgaaattaatcCAAATTTCCCAAAACCAGAAGATTTATCTTGTATAATGTATACTTCAGGTTCTACTGGAGATCCCAAAGGTGTAGTATTAAAACATTCAAACGTCATCGCAGGTATTGCTGGTGTCGGTTATACTGTTTATAACAAAATAGGTATGCATGATCGTGTTATTGCATTCTTACCATTGGCTCATATCTTTGAACTAGTTTTCGAATTGGAAACTTTCTATTGGGGTGGTATATTAGGTTACGCTAACGTCAAGACTTTAACTAATAATTCAGTAAGGAATTGTCATGGTGATCTAATAGAATTTAAACCAACTATTATGGTAGGTGTTGCAGCGGTATGGGAAACTGTTAGAAAGGGTATCTTAGCTCAAGTTCAAAAATTACCAACTGTCACACAAAAGATATTCTGGATGGCTTATCATGCAAAGGCACATGGATACCCAGGGGGGAACTTCTTAGCTAATataatctttaaaaaagTGAAACAAGCCACTGGTGGTCATTTAAGACTCATATTAAATGGTGGGTCACCCATTAGTAGAGACGCACAAGAATTTTTAACCAACCTTTTATGTCCAATGTTAGTCGGATACGGGTTGACTGAAACTGTAGCATGTGCCTGTGTGGTTCAACCTGATCATTTCGGATACGGGATTGCTGGTGATTTGGCAGGTGCAGTCACTGCTAAATTGGTTGACGTGGAGGAATTGGGTTATTATGctaaaaataatcaagGTGAATTATGGTTAAAGGGTCCATCCGTCATGCCAGAATATTATAAGAACCCTGAAGAAACAGAAAAGGCATTGACTAAAGATGGTTGGTTTAAAACAGGTGATATTGCAGAATGGACCTCTAAGGGTCAAGTTAGGATCATTGatagaaagaagaatttagTCAAGACTCAAAATGGTGAATACATTgcattagaaaaattagaagCCGTTTATAGGTCAAATCAATACgttcaaaatatttgtGTTTATgctgatgaaaataaagttaaacCTGTGGGGATTGTGGTTCCAAACTTAGGTCCATTAGCAGATTTGGCAGTTAAGAATGGTGTTATGAAGAAAGgtgataatattgaattgtATATCCATAAcaataaattacaaaatgtACTTTGTCAAGATATGTTGAAAACAGGGAAATCACAAGGTTTAAACGGTATTGAATTACTTCAAGGTGTTGTTATATTTTCTGATGAGTGGACTCCGGAGAATGGATTTGTAACATCTGCtcagaaattgaaaagaaaggaTATTTTACAATCTGTTCAAAGTGAAGTCGATAAAGTCTACTCATAA
- the COA6 gene encoding Coa6p (similar to Saccharomyces cerevisiae YMR244C-A; ancestral locus Anc_8.795) has protein sequence MTWNIIGKKEKKEPPNTRNARRLCWDSRDEYFKCLDSINVINPLDPKNSKKIQTSCKEQSNQFDQNCATSWIKYFKEKRFVDYKRERMLKEVEEQQELRDSERKS, from the coding sequence ATGACCTGGAATATAATAGGtaaaaaagagaagaaagaaCCACCAAATACAAGGAATGCAAGAAGACTTTGTTGGGACTCGAGggatgaatattttaagTGTTTGGATTCAATCAACGTAATAAATCCATTAGATCCAAAGAACTCTAAAAAGATACAGACAAGTTGCAAAGAACAAAGTAATCAGTTCGATCAGAACTGTGCCACTAGTTGGATCAAGTATTTCAAAGAGAAAAGATTTGTAGATTATAAGAGAGAGAGAATGTTGAAAGAAGTGgaagaacaacaagaatTACGAGATTCAGAACGAAAGTCCTAA
- the NDAI0K00760 gene encoding opsin family protein (ancestral locus Anc_8.794), producing the protein MTISLQDIVNRSGNEALRSNPPNGLDFHITKRGSDWLWAAFAVFGCFLVIYLLSYIYIETKKQANNLIRYSIASVLLLSLFEFFHFFTYASNLGWAGVQAEFDHLHVDTPITELTPGVRQVFYEKYVAWALVWPCWIFFVELANSSISTANPIGTDGTNVLSAMDLIHSMLSQIVGTVFWVVALLIGTVIHSTYKFGYWVFGAVAMLIVQFIQFKRIYFTLKIRGFTGCIQLFSFIIVWLYFICWGLSEGGNRIQPDSEAVFYGVLDVCIFGFLPAYLMIIVYRYGKIPEVAFGSNDRIQHDEEIQDHEEKTSGIDSARASGETEIPNVEQA; encoded by the coding sequence atgacaATTTCTTTACAAGATATAGTTAATCGTTCTGGTAACGAAGCATTAAGATCCAACCCTCCTAATGGACTTGATTTCCACATTACAAAACGTGGTTCAGATTGGTTATGGGCTGCCTTTGCAGTCTTTGGCTGTTTTCTCGTTATCTATTTATTATCCTACATCTACATAGAAACCAAGAAACAAGCAAACAACTTAATCAGATATTCTATTGCATCAGTCTTATTACTTTCATTATTCGAAttcttccatttctttACATACGCTTCAAACTTAGGCTGGGCTGGCGTTCAAGCTGAATTCGATCACTTACACGTCGACACCCCAATCACAGAATTGACTCCAGGCGTTAGACAAGTTTTCTACGAAAAATATGTCGCTTGGGCTTTAGTTTGGCCATGTTGGATCTTCTTCGTAGAATTGGCAAACAGTTCCATCTCCACTGCTAACCCAATCGGTACCGACGGTACTAACGTCTTATCTGCCATggatttaattcattccaTGTTATCTCAAATTGTCGGTACCGTGTTTTGGGTCGTCGCTTTATTGATCGGTACTGTCATTCATTCTACTTATAAATTCGGGTATTGGGTTTTCGGTGCCGTCGCTATGCTAATAGttcaattcattcaatttaaaCGTATCTATTTCACTTTGAAAATCAGAGGATTCACTGGTTGTATCCAATTGTTTAGTTTCATTATCGTTTGGTTGTATTTCATTTGTTGGGGTCTTTCTGAAGGTGGTAATAGAATTCAACCGGATAGTGAAGCTGTCTTCTATGGGGTCTTGGATGTTTGTATCTTCGGATTCTTACCTGCttatttaatgattatCGTTTATCGTTACGGTAAGATACCTGAAGTTGCTTTTGGTTCGAATGATCGTATTCAAcatgatgaagaaattcaagATCATGAAGAGAAAACTTCTGGTATTGATTCTGCTAGAGCTTCTGGTGAAACTGAAATTCCAAATGTTGAACAAGCTTGA
- the NDAI0K00770 gene encoding uncharacterized protein (similar to Saccharomyces cerevisiae YMR244W; ancestral locus Anc_8.793) produces the protein MLLTKENTLVLISSLTFLKSTQAVPTASSHIHRRSNNAGTCAFPEYENMVAVQTNGTNAGWAMHYDQLCSYGSWCPYSCKPGQLMGQWDPSVTTYSYPGSQNGGLYCDSNGVLQKPIPENDYCYDGKGTVVAINNVQGSGDVAFCQTVLPGNEEMLIPTLVSDNETLAVPGTEYWAGTASHFYINPPGVSVDDGCKWGTKENPWGNWAPYVAGANMDKNGDTFVKIGWNPVYLEEATPFKDELPTFGVRITCDDESQCEGLECSITPSIDGVNGVSSPGAATGAGGGNFCVITAKNGAIAKIEVFEDNENSIPSSTNEKRDYIPYANKTGIISSFSNISNQTTTLSPAHSTVTTIKTITVTI, from the coding sequence atgttgttaacaaaagaaaatacactcgttttaatttcatctttaacTTTCCTAAAATCCACACAAGCTGTACCTACAGCATCATCACATATTCACCGTCGTTCGAACAATGCTGGGACATGTGCCTTCCCAGAATACGAAAATATGGTTGCTGTCCAAACCAATGGGACCAACGCGGGTTGGGCCATGCATTACGATCAACTATGTTCATATGGTTCATGGTGTCCCTATTCCTGTAAACCAGGTCAATTAATGGGACAATGGGATCCAAGCGTCACAACGTATTCATATCCTGGATCTCAAAACGGTGGACTTTATTGTGATTCTAACGGTGTCTTACAAAAGCCTATTCCAGAAAATGATTATTGTTATGATGGTAAAGGTACTGTAGTAGCAATCAACAATGTACAAGGTAGTGGCGATGTTGCATTTTGTCAAACTGTATTGCCAGGTAACGAAGAAATGTTAATACCTACTTTAGTCAGCGATAATGAAACGTTAGCTGTTCCTGGGACTGAATATTGGGCAGGTACCGCTTCTCACTTTTATATTAACCCACCTGGTGTTAGTGTAGATGATGGTTGTAAGTGGGGAACGAAGGAAAATCCATGGGGTAATTGGGCCCCATACGTTGCTGGTGCCAATATGGATAAGAATGGTGATACATTTGTTAAGATTGGTTGGAATCCAGTTTATTTGGAGGAAGCTACTCCTTTCAAGGATGAATTACCAACTTTTGGTGTTAGAATTACATGTGACGATGAGTCTCAATGTGAAGGGTTAGAATGTTCTATTACTCCTAGTATCGATGGTGTCAATGGAGTAAGTAGTCCAGGTGCGGCTACAGGTGCTGGTGGTGGGAATTTCTGTGTCATTACTGCTAAGAATGGTGCTATTGCCAAAATTGAAgtttttgaagataatgaaaattccATTCCTTCATCCactaatgaaaaaagaGATTATATTCCGTATGCGAACAAAACTGGAATAATATCCTCATTTAGTAATATAAGTAATCAGACAACTACTCTCTCTCCTGCTCATTCAACAGTAACGACGATCAAAACAATAACAGTTACTATTTAA
- the ZRC1 gene encoding Zn(2+) transporter ZRC1 (similar to Saccharomyces cerevisiae ZRC1 (YMR243C) and COT1 (YOR316C); ancestral locus Anc_8.792), which produces MISGKELRIVSLLALDSVFFLLEIIIGYMSHSLALIADSFHMLNDIFSLLVALWAVNVAKNRNPDAKYTYGWKRAEILGALINAVFLIALCFSIFIEALQRLLQPQEIENPKLVLYVGCAGLVSNFVGLFLFHDHDHEHGHDLESLENGSHTHSHLQRQEQSLDEEDPLTEMNGNRGGSGSESPNMLPEHLVNRMSVTEEELRKQSPKKQSESNKSLNMRGVFLHVMGDALGNLGVIAAALFIWKTDYSWRFYSDPVVSLVITVIIFSSALPLSRKASRILLQATPNTISAEAVEQEILNVPGVKAVHEFHIWNLNETITIASIHVEVDVTPDNFMNSAKLIRNIFHEHGIHSATVQPEFISGTISPDIQRRFSLIAGGLNDYTRPDTPSSSNSNVSASYGSTTCQNNNLS; this is translated from the coding sequence ATGATTTCAGGAAAAGAGCTTCGAATCGTCTCGTTACTAGCACTGGACTCCGTCTTCTTCCTattggaaattattatagGTTATATGTCCCATTCACTGGCTTTAATTGCAGATTCATTCCATATGttaaatgatatattctCCTTATTAGTGGCATTATGGGCTGTCAACGTTGCTAAGAATCGTAACCCAGATGCTAAATATACTTATGGTTGGAAAAGAGCAGAAATTTTAGGTGCTTTAATTAACGCTGTGTTTTTAATCGCCTTATGTTTCTCAATCTTTATTGAAGCTTTACAAAGATTATTGCAACctcaagaaattgaaaatccaAAATTAGTACTGTATGTAGGTTGTGCCGGTTTAGTATCGAATTTTGTTGGATTGTTTTTATTCCATGATCATGATCATGAACATGGTCATGATTTGGAATCTTTGGAGAATGGTTCTCATACACATTCACATTTACAACGCCAAGAACAATCATTAGATGAAGAGGATCCATTAACTGAAATGAATGGAAATAGAGGGGGCAGCGGTTCTGAATCGCCAAATATGTTACCAGAACATTTAGTTAATAGAATGAGTGTgacagaagaagaattaagaAAGCAATCACCAAAAAAACAATCAGAATCAAacaaatctttaaatatgCGTGGTGTCTTCCTTCATGTCATGGGTGATGCGTTAGGTAACCTTGGTGTCATTGCAGCTGctttatttatttggaAAACAGATTATTCTTGGAGGTTTTATTCAGATCCAGTGGTTTCACTAGTCATTACagttattatattttcatcagcATTACCATTATCAAGAAAGGCTTCTAGAATCTTATTACAAGCCACACCCAATACTATTTCTGCAGAAGCAGTGGAACAAGAAATTTTGAATGTTCCTGGTGTTAAAGCTGTTCATGAATTCCATATTTGgaatttgaatgaaacTATTACCATTGCATCAATTCATGTCGAGGTAGATGTTACACCAGACAATTTCATGAATTCAGCAAAATTAATAAGAAACATTTTCCATGAACATGGTATCCATTCTGCAACTGTTCAACCAGAATTTATTTCAGGTACCATTAGTCCAGACATTCAAAGAAGATTCTCTTTGATTGCTGGTGGATTGAACGATTACACAAGACCAGATACaccatcatcttcaaatagCAATGTATCGGCCTCTTATGGTTCAACGACAtgtcaaaataataatctttcatAG
- the RPL20A gene encoding 60S ribosomal protein eL20 (similar to Saccharomyces cerevisiae RPL20A (YMR242C) and RPL20B (YOR312C); ancestral locus Anc_8.789) — translation MAHFKEYQVIGRRLPTESVPEPKLFRMRIFASNEVIAKSRYWYFLQKLHKVKKASGEVVSINQIHEAHPTKVKNFGVWVRYDSRSGTHNMYKEIRDVSRVAAVETLYQDMAARHRTRFRSIHILKVAEIEKTADVKRQYVKQFLTKDLKFPLPHRVQKSSKTFSYKRPSTFY, via the exons A TGGCTCATTTCAAAGAATACCAAGTTATTGGCCGTCGTTTGCCAACTGAATCTGTTCCAGAACCAAAGTTGTTCAGAATGAGAATCTTTGCTTCTAACGAAGTTATTGCTAAGTCTCGTTACTGGTATTTCTTGCAAAAGTTGCACAAGGTTAAGAAGGCCTCTGGTGAAGTTGTTTCCATCAACCAAATTCACGAAGCTCACCCAACCAAGGTCAAGAACTTCGGTGTCTGGGTCAGATACGATTCCAGATCTGGTACTCACAACATGTACAAGGAAATTAGAGATGTTTCTAGAGTTGCTGCTGTTGAAACTTTATACCAAGATATGGCTGCTAGACACAGAACTAGATTTAGATCTATTCACATTTTGAAGGTTgctgaaattgaaaagactGCCGATGTTAAGAGACAATACGTTAAGCAATTCTTGACTAAGGATTTGAAATTCCCATTACCACACAGAGTCCAAAAATCTTCCAAGACTTTCTCTTACAAGAGACCATCTACTTTCTACTAA
- the YHM2 gene encoding Yhm2p (similar to Saccharomyces cerevisiae YHM2 (YMR241W); ancestral locus Anc_8.784) produces the protein MSSSTSIQPKKRKINFSNIILGAGINMAEVTTLGQPLEVIKTTMAANRNLNFLNSIKYVWSRGGISGFYQGLIPWAWIEASTKGAVLLFVSAETEYRLKLLGAGNFTSGIIGGISGGVIQSYLTMGFCTCMKTVEITRKKSAAIPGTIQQSSWTVFKGIYGKEGLRGIYKGVNAVSIRQMTNWGSRFGFSRLVEDGIKKLTGKTSPDDKLNAWEKIGATAIGGGLSAWNQPIEVIRVEMQSKKEDPNRPKNLTVSKTFKYILQTNGIKGLYRGITPRIGLGIWQTVFMVGFGDMAKEFVAKLTNETPISSH, from the coding sequence ATGTCCTCCTCTACATCGATACAACctaaaaaaagaaagataaaCTTCTCCAACATAATCCTTGGAGCAGGTATAAACATGGCCGAGGTGACCACCCTAGGCCAACCACTCGAAGTGATCAAAACGACCATGGCCGCCAACAGAAACCTAAACTTCCTCAACTCCATCAAATACGTATGGAGTAGAGGTGGTATTTCCGGTTTCTACCAGGGTCTAATTCCATGGGCATGGATTGAAGCATCCACGAAAGGTGCTGttcttttgtttgtttcAGCTGAGACTGAATATCGTTTGAAATTGCTCGGTGCTGGGAACTTCACATCGGGGATCATCGGAGGTATATCAGGTGGGGTTATTCAATCCTATTTGACTATGGGGTTCTGTACTTGTATGAAAACTGTAGAAATTACTAGGAAAAAATCTGCTGCTATCCCGGGGACTATACAACAATCTTCTTGGACTGTATTCAAGGGAATATATGGGAAAGAAGGTTTGAGAGGGATATATAAGGGTGTTAATGCTGTTTCCATTAGACAAATGACTAATTGGGGGTCCCGTTTTGGGTTCTCAAGATTAGTTGAAGATGGGATTAAGAAATTAACCGGGAAGACTAGTCctgatgataaattaaatgcATGGGAGAAAATCGGTGCTACCGCAATTGGTGGTGGGTTAAGTGCTTGGAATCAACCTATTGAAGTTATTAGGGTTGAAATGCAATCAAAGAAGGAAGATCCAAATAGGCCAAAGAATTTAACTGTAAGTAAaacttttaaatatatcttGCAAACAAATGGTATTAAGGGTCTTTATCGTGGTATAACTCCAAGAATTGGTCTTGGCATTTGGCAAACTGTCTTTATGGTCGGATTTGGGGACATGGCGAAGGAATTCGTCGCCAAATTGACTAATGAAACTCCAATCAGTAGCCATTAG